From the Desulfovibrio sp. TomC genome, one window contains:
- a CDS encoding 30S ribosomal protein S1, which translates to MADHSPDTKEMPAEGEFAALMEASLAERGGEIHVGDRITGPVIAVTETTLVVDTGTKLDGVADKAEFLDETGQLAVSEGDEVTLYVVSVRGDEVALSKALTGQGGAEALREAFENGIPVEGKVIASRKGGFDVEIVHRRAFCPVSQIDLAFTDNPEAHVGQMYQFAIITFERDGKNIVVSRRKLLEQERVESELRFLETVAPGDVVPAVISRIVAFGAFAEVAPGLEGLIHLSELSWSRAEKAEDVVAIGEAVTVKVLAFDRDKKGRPRISLSIKQAGADPWDSVDGQFTVGDKVEGKVVRLADFGAFVEIAPGIEGLIHVSEMSHVRRVAKPSDVVSPGDSVTVSVKDIDLAKRRIALSLKEASGDPWLAVAETFPIGSTVSGVVENRQQFGIFVNLAPGVTGLLPASKLRDALEPGTYEKLKIGDTASVVVSEIDTEKRKLTLSPVGGQKEKENDDWKRFVKKEKAAAPSGGLNLLGDMLQEAMAKKKK; encoded by the coding sequence ATGGCAGACCATTCGCCGGACACCAAGGAAATGCCGGCCGAGGGCGAATTCGCCGCACTCATGGAGGCCTCTTTGGCCGAACGCGGCGGCGAAATCCACGTTGGAGACCGCATCACCGGACCCGTCATCGCGGTTACCGAGACCACTCTTGTGGTGGACACCGGCACCAAGCTCGATGGCGTGGCCGATAAAGCCGAATTTCTCGACGAAACCGGACAACTTGCCGTAAGCGAAGGCGACGAGGTTACCCTCTACGTCGTCTCTGTCCGCGGCGACGAAGTTGCCCTGTCCAAGGCGCTCACCGGCCAAGGCGGCGCGGAGGCCCTTCGGGAGGCATTCGAGAACGGCATCCCGGTCGAGGGCAAGGTAATCGCCTCGCGCAAGGGCGGATTTGATGTGGAGATCGTCCACCGCCGCGCCTTTTGTCCGGTCAGCCAGATCGATCTGGCCTTTACCGACAATCCCGAGGCCCATGTGGGCCAAATGTACCAATTCGCCATCATCACCTTTGAGCGTGACGGCAAAAACATCGTCGTGTCCCGACGCAAACTGTTGGAACAGGAACGCGTCGAGTCCGAACTGCGCTTTCTGGAGACGGTTGCCCCGGGCGACGTGGTCCCGGCCGTCATCAGCCGCATTGTGGCCTTTGGCGCTTTTGCCGAAGTGGCTCCGGGTCTTGAAGGCCTCATCCACCTCTCCGAGCTGTCCTGGTCCCGGGCCGAAAAGGCCGAGGACGTCGTGGCCATCGGCGAAGCCGTGACCGTCAAGGTCCTGGCCTTTGACCGCGACAAGAAGGGCCGTCCCCGCATCTCGTTGTCCATCAAGCAGGCCGGGGCCGATCCCTGGGACAGCGTTGACGGACAGTTCACGGTTGGGGACAAGGTCGAGGGCAAAGTGGTTCGGCTGGCCGATTTCGGTGCCTTTGTCGAGATCGCCCCGGGCATCGAGGGCCTCATCCATGTCAGTGAAATGAGCCATGTGCGCCGGGTGGCCAAGCCCTCGGACGTGGTTTCCCCGGGCGATTCCGTGACCGTGTCGGTCAAAGACATCGACCTGGCCAAGCGCCGTATCGCGCTTTCCCTCAAGGAAGCCTCGGGCGACCCCTGGCTGGCCGTGGCCGAGACCTTCCCCATCGGATCGACGGTTTCCGGCGTGGTGGAAAACCGCCAGCAGTTCGGCATCTTCGTCAATCTGGCTCCTGGCGTCACCGGGCTTTTGCCGGCTTCCAAGCTGCGCGACGCCCTGGAACCCGGGACCTATGAGAAGCTCAAGATCGGCGACACGGCCTCGGTCGTGGTGTCCGAGATTGATACCGAAAAGCGCAAGTTGACCCTCTCGCCGGTTGGCGGCCAGAAGGAAAAAGAAAACGACGACTGGAAGCGCTTCGTCAAAAAGGAAAAGGCGGCAGCTCCGAGCGGCGGCCTGAACCTCTTGGGCGACATGCTCCAGGAAGCCATGGCTAAGAAGAAAAAGTAA
- a CDS encoding metal-dependent hydrolase: protein MDPVTHVVAGVLIGQAARDRFPETKALVPLSALAAWMPDVDNIVTFFGAEAYMRHHRGYTHSLLGGALLAWLLAIVAARFCGGAKTSKLFILFYFGVLSHLFLDCITSYGTGIFLPFSDVRVSVPSVFIIDPIYTLAMIALAVAASFRPAARKKLAVAGLAVMLVWPAVGFGMGKAVAAHARTLLVATGQQPTTVIAQPDAFAPLWWKIIAEEGDGYVLTGLSLAAPDTLLPERRFERAGRAELDALGRTAPVFSQYVWFTDFPVKSAAATPEGTTVTFQDLRFMAVNPLVAMVRGTMVPFTLTAYLDSTGRLTRAVFSQMGKGEKILPNTDIATAAVGGG from the coding sequence ATGGACCCAGTCACCCACGTCGTTGCCGGGGTACTTATCGGCCAGGCCGCCCGGGATCGTTTCCCTGAAACCAAGGCCCTTGTTCCCTTGTCTGCTCTGGCTGCTTGGATGCCGGATGTTGATAATATCGTTACGTTTTTTGGTGCGGAAGCGTACATGCGCCACCATCGTGGCTACACCCATTCCCTGCTTGGCGGAGCGCTGCTCGCCTGGCTCCTGGCCATCGTTGCAGCCCGGTTTTGCGGAGGGGCAAAGACCTCCAAACTCTTTATTCTTTTTTATTTTGGCGTGCTGTCCCATCTCTTTCTCGACTGCATTACTTCCTATGGCACGGGGATATTTCTGCCGTTTTCCGATGTCCGGGTGTCGGTCCCCTCGGTGTTCATCATTGATCCGATCTACACCCTGGCCATGATTGCCCTGGCCGTGGCGGCCTCGTTTCGCCCGGCGGCCCGCAAGAAACTGGCCGTGGCCGGGTTGGCCGTGATGCTCGTCTGGCCCGCTGTGGGCTTTGGCATGGGCAAGGCCGTGGCCGCCCATGCCCGTACGCTGCTGGTGGCCACGGGACAGCAGCCGACGACCGTTATCGCCCAACCTGACGCCTTTGCGCCGCTGTGGTGGAAAATCATTGCCGAGGAAGGGGACGGGTATGTGCTGACAGGCCTGAGCCTTGCCGCGCCGGATACGCTCCTGCCCGAGCGGCGTTTCGAGCGGGCCGGGCGGGCGGAGCTTGACGCCCTGGGCCGCACGGCTCCGGTTTTTTCCCAGTATGTCTGGTTCACGGATTTTCCCGTCAAATCCGCCGCCGCCACCCCGGAAGGCACGACCGTCACCTTTCAGGATCTGCGATTTATGGCCGTCAACCCGCTGGTGGCCATGGTGCGAGGGACTATGGTGCCGTTTACCCTGACTGCCTATCTCGATTCGACAGGCAGGCTTACCCGGGCTGTTTTTTCCCAAATGGGCAAGGGCGAGAAAATTCTGCCCAATACGGACATCGCCACGGCTGCTGTCGGGGGCGGCTGA